The following proteins are encoded in a genomic region of Methylobacterium tardum:
- a CDS encoding recombinase family protein, producing MPKCYSYIRFSRPEQLRGDSLRRQSEAADKWAADHGMVIDESIQDLGVSSFRGLNRIKAPSESSSTSCGRGRWSRAPS from the coding sequence ATGCCCAAGTGTTACAGCTACATCCGGTTCTCGCGCCCCGAGCAGTTGCGGGGCGACAGCTTGCGGCGCCAGAGCGAGGCCGCCGACAAGTGGGCCGCCGATCACGGCATGGTCATCGACGAGAGCATCCAGGATCTCGGCGTCAGCTCCTTCCGGGGCCTCAACCGGATCAAGGCGCCCTCGGAAAGTTCCTCGACCTCATGCGGAAGGGGCAGGTGGAGCAGGGCTCCTTCCTGA
- a CDS encoding class I SAM-dependent methyltransferase has translation MAATDRSFTGSIPQLYQRHLVPLAFEPYAGDLAEEVRRLKPGSVLETAAGTGVVTRALATVLPAATRLVATDLNAAMLDVARTHVPCDRPVEWRQADALALPFADETFDAVICQFGAMFFPDKHQGFREAWRVLKPSGCYLLSVWDKIGANEFPDAVTRALAEMFPDDPPRFLARTPHGYCDTARIIEDLKAAGFADVTSKVVSHVSRSETAHEPALAFCQGTPLRSEIEARDAARLEEATQRVAGALAKRFGEGPIEGRIRAIVFCATR, from the coding sequence ATGGCGGCGACGGACAGATCATTCACGGGATCGATCCCCCAGCTGTACCAACGTCACCTCGTTCCGCTGGCCTTCGAGCCTTACGCCGGAGACTTGGCCGAGGAGGTGCGCCGGCTGAAGCCCGGCAGCGTCTTGGAGACCGCCGCTGGCACTGGCGTCGTTACCCGAGCGCTCGCGACAGTGCTGCCCGCCGCGACCCGCTTGGTGGCCACCGACCTCAACGCGGCCATGCTTGACGTCGCGCGTACCCACGTCCCTTGCGACAGACCCGTCGAATGGCGGCAGGCCGACGCCTTGGCCCTGCCTTTCGCCGACGAGACGTTCGACGCGGTGATTTGCCAGTTCGGGGCCATGTTCTTCCCCGATAAGCATCAAGGGTTTAGGGAAGCTTGGCGCGTCCTAAAACCCTCGGGCTGCTATCTGCTCAGCGTATGGGACAAGATCGGTGCGAACGAGTTCCCCGACGCCGTGACGCGAGCTCTCGCCGAAATGTTTCCTGACGACCCGCCTCGCTTCCTCGCGCGCACGCCGCACGGCTACTGCGACACCGCTCGCATCATCGAGGATCTGAAGGCCGCCGGCTTTGCCGATGTCACGTCTAAGGTGGTGAGCCACGTCAGCAGGAGCGAAACGGCTCACGAGCCGGCCTTGGCCTTTTGTCAGGGCACACCCTTGCGAAGTGAGATCGAGGCACGTGACGCCGCCCGTCTTGAGGAGGCGACGCAGCGCGTTGCAGGGGCGCTGGCAAAGCGCTTCGGGGAGGGCCCGATTGAGGGCCGGATTCGCGCGATCGTGTTCTGCGCAACCCGATGA
- a CDS encoding TadE/TadG family type IV pilus assembly protein — MLYQRLFVRFRTNSDGNFAAIFALAMVPFVMVGGMGIDYGINVAVRQKAQNAVDATVLTLAKLSTTVSDQDLQAKADTQVKALLSDGRLRDAVVTAKRDGDTIRVEIVGNTRTPITSIAGFRQLPIDVTAVARRGSGNLEVALVLDNTGSMKGTKLANLKSAATSLAESMFKEVDPAKPNSLKMAVVPFSMTVNIGAGYANASFMDVDAKSSIHKEIFAVKDATANRFSLFGKMKVAWAGCVETRPTPYDVQEQPPTVATPDTLYVPMFAPDESDNDGSAINDYMLDYPTGTRSQSSNDRTRQGQVAKYGSNKILPAASSTQSGTGYHYGPNSGCELQPLTRLTTTKATITDAITAMTVLGDTNIATGLMWGWHVLSPNAPFSDGALYTDEKTRKYVVLMTDGQNQSAPSNSDNQSYYSGIGFIWNNRIGTTSYDNATRTKYMDARTAQLCTNMKSAGIQIFTVRVEVTDGTSDMLRNCATTPDMFYDVKNSSALNDVFASIGSQINELRIAK; from the coding sequence ATGCTGTATCAGCGACTGTTTGTCCGCTTCCGCACAAACAGCGACGGCAACTTCGCGGCGATCTTTGCCCTCGCCATGGTGCCCTTCGTCATGGTGGGCGGCATGGGTATCGACTACGGCATCAACGTTGCGGTCCGTCAGAAGGCGCAGAACGCGGTCGACGCTACGGTCCTGACCCTCGCGAAGCTCTCGACCACCGTGAGCGATCAGGACCTGCAGGCGAAGGCGGACACGCAGGTCAAAGCGCTGCTGTCCGATGGACGGTTGCGAGACGCGGTCGTCACGGCCAAGCGGGACGGCGACACCATCCGGGTCGAGATCGTGGGGAACACCCGGACTCCGATCACGAGCATCGCGGGCTTCAGGCAGCTGCCGATCGACGTCACCGCGGTGGCGCGCCGCGGCAGCGGCAACCTCGAGGTCGCGCTGGTGCTCGACAACACCGGTTCGATGAAGGGGACGAAGCTCGCGAACCTCAAGAGCGCGGCGACCTCCCTCGCGGAATCGATGTTCAAGGAGGTCGATCCGGCCAAGCCAAACTCGCTCAAGATGGCGGTGGTGCCGTTCTCGATGACCGTCAACATCGGCGCGGGCTACGCCAACGCCTCCTTTATGGACGTCGACGCCAAGTCGTCGATCCACAAGGAGATCTTCGCGGTGAAGGATGCGACCGCAAATCGCTTCTCGCTGTTCGGGAAGATGAAGGTCGCCTGGGCCGGCTGCGTCGAGACCCGACCGACGCCCTATGACGTCCAGGAGCAGCCGCCGACGGTCGCGACACCCGATACCTTGTACGTTCCCATGTTCGCGCCGGATGAGAGCGACAACGACGGGAGCGCAATCAACGACTACATGTTGGACTATCCGACCGGCACTCGCAGCCAGAGCTCGAACGATCGGACGCGCCAGGGACAGGTTGCGAAGTACGGCTCCAACAAGATCCTCCCTGCCGCATCGTCGACCCAGTCCGGAACGGGGTACCACTACGGCCCGAATTCCGGCTGCGAGCTCCAGCCCCTAACGCGGCTGACGACCACAAAGGCGACGATCACAGACGCGATCACCGCCATGACCGTCTTGGGCGATACGAACATCGCCACCGGCCTCATGTGGGGCTGGCACGTTCTCTCGCCGAACGCGCCGTTCTCTGACGGAGCTCTCTATACCGACGAGAAGACCCGCAAGTATGTGGTCCTGATGACCGACGGTCAGAATCAGAGCGCTCCGTCCAATTCGGACAACCAGTCCTACTATTCCGGGATCGGGTTCATCTGGAACAACCGCATCGGGACGACATCGTACGACAACGCGACACGCACGAAGTACATGGATGCACGGACCGCGCAGTTGTGCACGAACATGAAGAGCGCGGGCATCCAGATCTTCACGGTACGCGTCGAGGTCACGGACGGCACAAGCGACATGCTGCGCAACTGCGCCACCACGCCGGACATGTTCTACGACGTAAAGAACTCGAGTGCGCTGAACGACGTTTTCGCGTCGATCGGCTCCCAAATCAATGAGCTGCGGATCGCGAAATGA
- a CDS encoding DUF6328 family protein, whose product MSLSKKVKVGLGETRILILGSEILLGFQFQGAFRPTFERLPFHDRVIWVAALALITLTIALLITPSLQHRVVDDGRDTKRLLGVIGRCAGLALGPFALALGADLYLAVGPVLGLGPGVAAGLIACGLALLFWYGLEALKARNAGQRERTMTSREPEHEHTSLETKIEQMLTEARVVLPGAQALLGFQLVITFSEAFEKVPFASKLVHLIALGLLALTVIWLMAPAAFHRIVYAGEDTPEFHALGSRFLLAASVTLALGISADLGVAVAKVIASDAAGVASALVTLCLLTGLWHVYPILLRRRRDAAA is encoded by the coding sequence ATGTCCTTGTCGAAGAAGGTGAAGGTCGGTCTCGGCGAGACCCGCATCCTCATCCTCGGCTCGGAGATCCTGCTGGGCTTCCAGTTCCAGGGCGCCTTCCGCCCAACCTTCGAGCGCCTGCCATTCCATGACCGCGTGATCTGGGTTGCGGCGCTTGCCCTCATTACCCTGACCATCGCGCTACTGATCACCCCCTCGCTCCAGCACCGCGTGGTCGATGACGGGCGGGACACCAAGCGCCTGCTCGGCGTGATCGGGCGCTGCGCCGGCCTCGCACTCGGGCCCTTCGCCCTGGCGCTCGGGGCGGACCTGTACCTGGCCGTCGGGCCGGTGCTGGGGCTCGGCCCCGGCGTCGCGGCCGGTCTCATCGCCTGCGGCCTCGCCCTCCTGTTCTGGTACGGGTTGGAGGCGTTGAAGGCACGGAATGCCGGACAACGGGAGCGCACCATGACCAGCCGCGAACCCGAGCACGAGCACACCTCGTTGGAGACCAAGATCGAGCAGATGCTGACCGAGGCGCGCGTGGTGCTGCCCGGCGCCCAGGCGCTCCTCGGCTTCCAGCTGGTCATCACCTTCTCGGAGGCGTTCGAGAAGGTGCCGTTCGCCTCAAAGCTCGTACATCTGATCGCGCTGGGCCTTCTGGCGCTGACGGTGATCTGGCTGATGGCGCCGGCGGCCTTCCACCGCATCGTCTACGCGGGCGAGGACACGCCCGAGTTCCACGCCCTGGGCAGCCGCTTCCTTCTCGCCGCGAGCGTCACCCTGGCGCTCGGCATCTCGGCCGACCTCGGCGTGGCCGTCGCGAAGGTGATCGCGTCTGACGCCGCGGGCGTGGCCTCGGCGCTTGTGACGCTCTGCCTGCTGACGGGCCTCTGGCACGTTTATCCGATCCTGCTGCGGCGAAGGCGGGATGCGGCTGCATGA
- a CDS encoding MASE4 domain-containing protein, with amino-acid sequence MGMAAAVPALATLATARAGRTQRRLAGLVSLAFGAVTLALLPFASRPMPPMPGFVSVYQSALTVVYGLTTYLFLTQYRRTHSASLLVLGTGSLYVTLAVLLQMLSFPNVLAQGRILGSGPDTTTWLWTFWHLGPPLFALPYAIMEGDGRDRTVPPSRVGPVGLLALAGTAATAALTAVAVTRYIHLLPKCVDGDDYWLLTTSGVGPAVVALTVLALAVLCWTTRLRSVLQLWLAVSLLLLLFDNMVTLPGAARGTVGWFAGRLEALIAGFILLGVYLREVDFLYARAEAAADERETRRAELQLARDNLALALEAAEMGDWELDLRTGASRRTPRHDAIFGYHEPVGRWDVGTFLQHVVPEDRAMARAALEGANGKERIDLHCRIKRAGDDVTRWIALRGKAYLDGAGGVRTIAGVVVDTTQQREAEERLNQAQKMEAIGQLTGGVAHDFNNLLTIIVGNLDMIVRKPDNPQRVERLAASAMTAAKRGAEVTEKLLSFSRRQVLRPETVNPNRLLKDFHALLRRAVGETVEVRLELDASLDPVRLDPGQFESAVLNLAVNARDAMPGGGTLTVRTCNAHLNASEVADRPDLRPGAYVLVAVTDIGHGMDAATMAHAFEPFFTTKDIGKGTGLGLSQVYGFVRQAGGHAQIKSDVGCGTSVEIYLPRSAEKVLESHPDSTLPLRRAASGEVVLVVEDEAAVLEMAVESLGELGYRTLTATRASEALERLGGPERIDILFSDVVMPGGMNGVQLTVEARRLRPGLRVLLTSGYTGTALDDHGVPADLPLLSKPYQRDELAKQLRIVLARG; translated from the coding sequence ATGGGCATGGCCGCCGCGGTCCCCGCGCTCGCAACCCTTGCCACCGCCCGGGCCGGTAGGACCCAGCGCCGGCTCGCCGGCCTCGTCAGCCTCGCCTTCGGCGCGGTCACGCTCGCGCTGCTCCCGTTCGCGAGCCGGCCCATGCCGCCGATGCCGGGCTTCGTGTCGGTCTACCAATCGGCCCTGACCGTCGTCTACGGCCTGACCACCTACCTCTTCCTCACCCAGTACCGCCGCACCCATTCCGCGTCGCTGCTCGTGCTCGGGACCGGCAGCCTCTACGTGACGCTGGCCGTGCTCCTGCAGATGCTGTCATTCCCGAACGTCCTCGCGCAGGGACGCATTCTCGGTTCCGGTCCCGACACCACGACCTGGCTCTGGACCTTCTGGCATCTCGGCCCGCCGCTCTTCGCGCTACCCTACGCCATCATGGAAGGCGACGGGCGTGACCGGACGGTGCCACCGTCGCGCGTCGGCCCAGTCGGCCTCCTCGCGCTTGCCGGGACCGCGGCGACCGCCGCGCTGACGGCTGTGGCAGTGACCCGCTACATCCACCTCCTGCCGAAGTGCGTGGACGGCGATGACTACTGGCTGCTGACCACCTCGGGCGTCGGCCCGGCCGTCGTCGCTCTGACTGTGCTGGCCCTCGCGGTCCTGTGCTGGACAACCCGCCTGCGCAGCGTCCTGCAGCTCTGGCTGGCCGTCTCCCTGCTCCTCCTACTCTTCGACAACATGGTCACCCTGCCGGGCGCCGCCCGCGGCACGGTCGGCTGGTTCGCTGGCCGCCTGGAAGCGCTCATCGCAGGCTTCATCCTGCTCGGCGTCTATCTACGCGAGGTCGACTTCCTCTACGCCCGCGCCGAGGCCGCGGCCGACGAGCGAGAAACCCGGCGGGCGGAGCTGCAATTGGCGCGCGACAACCTCGCCCTGGCGCTTGAGGCCGCAGAGATGGGCGACTGGGAGCTCGACCTGCGCACCGGCGCCTCGCGCCGCACCCCGCGGCACGATGCGATCTTCGGCTACCACGAGCCGGTGGGGCGGTGGGACGTCGGGACCTTCCTCCAGCATGTCGTGCCGGAGGACCGCGCCATGGCCCGCGCCGCCCTCGAAGGGGCGAACGGCAAGGAGCGCATAGACCTGCACTGCCGGATCAAGCGGGCCGGCGACGACGTCACTCGCTGGATCGCGCTGCGCGGTAAGGCTTATCTCGACGGGGCTGGCGGGGTCCGGACGATTGCCGGCGTCGTCGTGGACACGACGCAGCAGCGCGAGGCCGAGGAGCGCCTGAACCAGGCGCAGAAGATGGAGGCCATCGGCCAGCTCACCGGCGGCGTCGCGCACGACTTCAACAACCTGCTCACCATCATCGTGGGCAACCTCGACATGATCGTGCGCAAGCCCGACAACCCGCAGCGCGTGGAGCGGCTGGCGGCCTCGGCGATGACCGCGGCCAAGCGCGGGGCCGAGGTCACCGAGAAGCTGCTATCGTTCTCCCGCCGCCAGGTGCTGAGGCCGGAGACGGTCAACCCGAACCGCCTGCTCAAGGACTTCCACGCCCTGCTGCGGCGGGCGGTCGGAGAGACCGTCGAGGTCCGCCTCGAACTCGACGCGAGCCTCGATCCCGTGCGGCTCGACCCGGGGCAGTTCGAGAGCGCGGTGCTGAACCTCGCCGTCAACGCGCGTGACGCCATGCCCGGCGGCGGTACGCTCACCGTCAGAACCTGCAACGCGCACCTCAACGCGTCCGAGGTCGCCGACCGGCCCGACCTGAGGCCGGGGGCCTACGTGCTCGTCGCGGTCACGGACATCGGCCACGGCATGGACGCGGCAACGATGGCCCACGCCTTCGAGCCGTTCTTCACGACCAAGGACATCGGCAAGGGCACAGGGCTCGGCCTCAGCCAGGTCTACGGCTTCGTGCGCCAAGCCGGGGGGCACGCCCAAATCAAGAGCGACGTCGGTTGCGGCACCTCCGTCGAGATCTACCTGCCCCGCTCGGCCGAGAAGGTGCTGGAAAGCCACCCGGACAGCACGCTGCCGCTGCGGCGCGCGGCTTCCGGCGAGGTGGTGCTGGTGGTCGAGGACGAGGCGGCGGTGCTTGAGATGGCGGTCGAGAGCCTGGGCGAGCTCGGCTACCGGACACTCACCGCGACGCGGGCCTCGGAGGCCTTGGAGCGCCTTGGCGGCCCGGAGCGGATCGACATCCTGTTCTCGGACGTGGTCATGCCCGGCGGCATGAACGGCGTGCAGCTCACGGTCGAGGCGCGGCGTCTCCGGCCCGGGCTGCGGGTGCTGCTCACCTCCGGCTACACGGGCACGGCGCTTGACGACCACGGCGTGCCGGCCGACCTGCCGCTCCTGAGCAAGCCCTACCAGCGGGATGAACTCGCTAAGCAGCTTCGGATCGTCCTGGCACGGGGTTGA
- a CDS encoding recombinase family protein: protein MEQGSFLIFESLDRFGRDQILDVVSEFTKVLTAGITIVTLVDGRTYSRELINKEPGALFGAMMVMMRANDESTTKAKRVGDAWEKKRKDASGAVLTSRVPGWLHVVEEDGKRRIEFRKDGLKVDRGVRRRLTPRW, encoded by the coding sequence GTGGAGCAGGGCTCCTTCCTGATCTTCGAGAGCCTGGACCGCTTCGGCCGCGACCAGATCCTCGACGTGGTGAGCGAGTTCACCAAGGTGCTCACGGCCGGCATCACCATCGTCACCCTGGTCGACGGGCGGACCTATTCGCGGGAGCTCATCAACAAGGAGCCGGGCGCACTGTTCGGCGCCATGATGGTGATGATGCGGGCGAACGACGAGAGCACGACGAAGGCCAAGCGCGTCGGGGATGCCTGGGAGAAGAAGCGGAAGGACGCCTCCGGGGCGGTGCTGACCTCGCGGGTCCCGGGCTGGCTGCACGTCGTCGAGGAGGACGGTAAGCGGCGGATCGAGTTCAGGAAGGACGGCCTGAAGGTCGACCGCGGCGTCCGCCGCCGCCTGACCCCGCGGTGGTGA
- a CDS encoding sensor histidine kinase codes for MDVSDNAASAIAPEQGGGMAEELAYRLRQQQLTAEFGHFALRTHDIAALLQEATRVCALGLQSEFCKAMEYLPDERQFIVRAGVGWKPGVVGHARTGADLESPTGYAFQTGEPVISNHLEGETRFRTPDILAEHGIKRAINVLIQGEGTRFGVLEVDSPTEGRFTDADLAFLQGFANLLGVAIERQQAEEALRASRAETRASETLLQGALAHQEVLTREISHRVKNSLAIVAGLLSMQGRAAADPALRQALDDARARVQTIASVHDRLWRTDEIHAVNLAEFMGELCEQLRSSAKPGQTLTCDFAPVTVATDQAVPLGLLANELVTNAFKYAYPGGEGDVRISVVSGEAGQLRMMVCDQGKGLPPDFDASRSRSLGMKLIATLGRQLGGQAEWQGAEPGTRFVLDFRPQHGADRER; via the coding sequence ATGGACGTCAGCGACAACGCGGCTTCGGCCATCGCGCCGGAGCAGGGCGGAGGCATGGCCGAGGAACTCGCCTACCGGCTGCGCCAGCAGCAGCTCACCGCCGAGTTCGGGCACTTCGCCCTGCGGACGCACGACATCGCCGCCCTGCTGCAGGAGGCGACGCGGGTGTGCGCGCTCGGGCTGCAGAGCGAGTTCTGCAAGGCCATGGAGTACCTGCCGGACGAGCGGCAGTTCATCGTGCGAGCGGGCGTCGGTTGGAAGCCCGGCGTGGTCGGGCATGCCAGGACCGGGGCTGACCTGGAGAGCCCCACCGGCTACGCGTTCCAGACCGGCGAGCCCGTCATCTCGAACCACCTGGAGGGAGAGACCCGCTTTCGCACGCCGGACATCCTGGCCGAGCACGGGATCAAGCGCGCCATCAACGTGCTGATCCAGGGGGAAGGCACGAGGTTCGGCGTGCTGGAGGTGGACAGCCCGACCGAGGGCCGGTTCACGGACGCCGACCTCGCATTCCTGCAGGGCTTCGCCAACCTGCTCGGCGTCGCCATCGAGCGGCAACAGGCTGAGGAGGCGCTGCGGGCGAGCCGTGCCGAGACCCGAGCGAGCGAGACGCTGCTCCAGGGGGCTTTGGCGCACCAGGAGGTGCTGACGCGCGAGATCAGCCACCGGGTCAAGAACAGCCTCGCCATCGTCGCCGGCCTGCTCAGCATGCAGGGCCGAGCGGCCGCCGATCCAGCCCTGCGGCAGGCGCTCGACGATGCGCGGGCGCGCGTGCAAACCATCGCCAGCGTGCACGACCGGCTCTGGCGCACGGACGAGATCCACGCTGTGAACCTCGCCGAGTTCATGGGCGAGCTCTGCGAGCAACTCCGCTCGTCGGCCAAGCCGGGCCAGACCCTGACCTGCGACTTCGCCCCGGTCACGGTCGCGACCGACCAGGCCGTGCCGCTCGGGCTGCTCGCCAACGAGCTCGTCACCAACGCCTTCAAGTACGCCTACCCCGGCGGCGAAGGCGACGTGCGGATCTCGGTCGTGTCCGGCGAGGCGGGGCAGCTTCGCATGATGGTCTGCGACCAGGGCAAGGGATTGCCGCCAGACTTCGACGCTTCCAGATCGAGGAGCCTCGGCATGAAGCTGATCGCGACGCTTGGGCGCCAACTCGGTGGGCAAGCAGAGTGGCAGGGTGCCGAGCCGGGCACCCGGTTCGTGCTCGACTTCCGCCCGCAGCATGGCGCCGACCGGGAGAGGTGA